The following coding sequences lie in one Sphingomonas sp. M1-B02 genomic window:
- a CDS encoding circularly permuted type 2 ATP-grasp protein, with product MATRGAFDEIWGEGGPDTPRPEFAALSKWVADTPVTELQRRQQSAEAAFRQLGITFAVYGDSDAAERIIPFDIVPRVFLQSEWTRLCAGLVQRVEAINAFLEDIYGERRILKEGLIPPELIYRNEQFRPEVAGIRPPHGVWAHICGIDLVRTGPDEFFVLEDNARTPSGVSYMLENREAMIRLCPELFRDFRVAPVDSYPDMLLETMRSVAPGNNPKPVCVVLTPGHFNSAYYEHSFLADSMGVELVEAADLVVDDDVVWVQTIAGRVKVDVIYRRIDDDYLDPLTFRADSMLGVPGLIAAYRAGNVALINAPGNGIADDKAIYSYMPEIVRFYSGEEVKLPNVETFRCREPQMLQYVLDNLEKLVVKLVDGSGGYGMLVGPTATKAQISDFRAALIAEPHRYIAQPTLALSTVPTMAESGLAPRHVDFRPFVLTGSKGVNVVPGGLTRVALREGSLVVNSSQGGGTKDSFVLLDDNVPEVAQSQSQSQSQ from the coding sequence ATGGCAACACGGGGCGCGTTCGACGAAATCTGGGGAGAGGGCGGCCCCGACACACCGCGGCCGGAATTTGCCGCGCTTTCGAAATGGGTGGCGGATACGCCAGTCACCGAACTTCAGCGCCGCCAGCAATCGGCGGAGGCCGCATTCCGCCAGTTGGGCATCACTTTTGCCGTCTATGGCGACAGCGACGCCGCCGAGCGGATCATCCCGTTCGACATCGTGCCCCGGGTGTTCCTGCAGAGCGAGTGGACCCGGCTCTGCGCGGGTCTTGTCCAGCGAGTCGAAGCGATCAACGCCTTCCTCGAGGATATCTATGGCGAGCGCCGGATCCTGAAGGAAGGGCTGATCCCGCCCGAGCTGATCTATCGCAACGAACAGTTCCGGCCCGAAGTCGCCGGCATCCGCCCGCCGCACGGCGTGTGGGCGCATATCTGCGGAATTGACCTCGTCCGCACCGGTCCGGATGAATTCTTCGTGCTCGAGGACAATGCCCGTACCCCTTCGGGCGTGTCCTACATGCTCGAAAATCGCGAGGCGATGATCCGGCTCTGCCCCGAACTGTTCCGCGATTTCCGCGTGGCGCCGGTGGACAGCTATCCGGACATGCTGCTCGAGACGATGCGCTCGGTGGCGCCGGGCAACAATCCCAAGCCGGTCTGCGTCGTGCTGACGCCCGGCCATTTCAACTCGGCTTATTACGAGCATAGCTTCCTGGCGGATTCGATGGGGGTCGAGCTGGTCGAGGCGGCCGACCTGGTGGTCGACGACGACGTGGTCTGGGTCCAGACGATCGCCGGCCGGGTGAAGGTCGACGTGATCTATCGCCGGATCGACGACGATTATCTCGATCCGCTCACCTTCCGCGCCGATTCGATGCTGGGCGTGCCCGGACTGATCGCGGCCTATCGCGCGGGCAATGTCGCGCTGATCAATGCCCCCGGCAACGGCATCGCCGACGACAAGGCGATCTACAGCTACATGCCCGAGATCGTCCGCTTCTATTCGGGCGAGGAGGTGAAGCTCCCCAACGTCGAGACCTTCCGCTGCCGCGAGCCGCAGATGCTGCAATATGTTCTCGACAATCTCGAGAAGCTGGTCGTCAAGCTGGTCGATGGTTCGGGCGGCTACGGCATGCTGGTCGGCCCTACCGCGACCAAGGCGCAGATCTCCGATTTCCGCGCGGCGCTGATCGCCGAGCCGCACCGCTACATCGCCCAGCCGACGCTGGCGCTTTCCACCGTGCCGACGATGGCGGAGTCGGGCCTGGCCCCGCGCCACGTCGATTTCCGGCCCTTCGTGCTGACGGGGAGCAAGGGCGTCAACGTCGTCCCCGGCGGGCTGACCCGCGTCGCGCTGCGCGAAGGATCGCTAGTGGTGAATTCGAGCCAGGGCGGTGGGACCAAGGACAGTTTCGTGTTGCTCGACGACAATGTGCCCGAGGTGGCGCAGTCGCAGTCGCAGAGCCAGTCGCAATGA
- a CDS encoding alpha-E domain-containing protein has protein sequence MLSRTASALYWLGRYVERADFIARLVEATVRLDALSARPAGEAAWQSALAVTYTDEAFAATGQAMTQANVARFLTLDASHPGSIVRCLELARNNARAVRTALTRDAWTAINRAWWLFQSRTSTGGATQTLNLVEQVKGETRGFEGSIHRMMRNEATWLIQLGAAVERADNTARLVDVKYHLLLPKGERVGGAVDRDQWTTILQTVSAVTAYRWLYSEGLRPSNVIDLLINRFELPRSLAACVEEAVGLLSQLAKRTGLQGEADRMARARMARMQKTQTSQVIVSGLHEYLKAFISENAMLDAAIARQFRFI, from the coding sequence ATGCTCTCCCGCACCGCGTCGGCGCTCTACTGGCTCGGCCGCTATGTCGAGCGCGCGGATTTCATCGCGCGGCTGGTCGAGGCCACCGTCCGTCTCGACGCGCTTTCCGCGCGACCCGCGGGCGAGGCCGCCTGGCAGAGCGCGCTGGCCGTCACCTATACCGACGAGGCCTTCGCTGCGACCGGCCAGGCGATGACCCAGGCCAATGTCGCGCGCTTTCTCACGCTCGATGCCAGCCACCCGGGATCGATCGTCCGCTGCCTGGAGCTGGCGCGCAACAATGCCCGCGCAGTCCGCACCGCGCTCACCCGCGACGCCTGGACCGCGATCAACCGCGCCTGGTGGCTGTTCCAGAGCCGCACCTCCACCGGCGGTGCGACCCAGACGCTCAATCTGGTCGAGCAGGTCAAGGGCGAGACCCGTGGCTTCGAAGGCTCGATCCACCGGATGATGCGCAACGAGGCGACCTGGCTGATCCAGCTCGGCGCCGCCGTCGAGCGCGCGGACAACACCGCAAGGCTGGTCGACGTCAAATATCATCTGCTGCTGCCCAAGGGCGAGCGTGTCGGCGGCGCGGTCGACCGCGATCAGTGGACGACGATCCTGCAGACCGTCTCGGCGGTCACCGCCTATCGCTGGCTCTACAGCGAGGGGCTGCGGCCTTCCAACGTGATCGACCTGCTGATCAATCGCTTCGAACTGCCGCGCAGCCTCGCCGCCTGCGTCGAGGAAGCGGTCGGGCTCCTCAGCCAGCTCGCCAAGCGCACCGGGCTGCAGGGCGAGGCGGATCGGATGGCGCGCGCGCGAATGGCGCGGATGCAGAAGACGCAGACCTCGCAGGTGATCGTCAGCGGGCTGCACGAATATCTGAAGGCCTTCATCAGCGAGAATGCGATGCTCGACGCCGCGATCGCCCGCCAGTTCAGGTTCATTTAG
- a CDS encoding transglutaminase family protein has protein sequence MRIAIDHRTLYRFSKPQARIIQLLRLTPCDTQDQTVVSWMVGVDCDARLRESHDGFGNKVTMLYADGPIESLEISVTGEVLTNRTSGVVHGSSEPLAPIVYLRPTPRTTAGDGLPDFATESISGARDPLDCMHRLNAALHKRFPCAPDAPDTGVTAAEAFMAGKATSRDVAQMFIAAARSLEVPARYVSGYRIDDTTHIAPHAWAEACVEGLGWVGFDPVTGLSPDDSYVRVAVGLDAAGAASIAGTRIGHGKEELDVDLNVDRVSGEE, from the coding sequence ATGCGCATCGCGATCGATCACCGCACGCTTTACCGCTTCAGCAAGCCGCAGGCGCGGATCATCCAATTGCTGCGGCTCACCCCTTGCGACACCCAGGACCAGACGGTGGTGAGCTGGATGGTCGGCGTCGATTGCGACGCGCGGCTGCGCGAGTCGCATGACGGCTTCGGCAACAAGGTGACGATGCTCTATGCCGACGGGCCGATCGAATCGCTCGAAATCAGCGTGACCGGCGAAGTCCTCACCAATCGCACCTCGGGTGTCGTCCACGGGTCGTCCGAGCCGCTGGCACCCATCGTCTATCTTCGCCCCACCCCGCGCACCACTGCCGGCGACGGCCTGCCCGATTTTGCGACGGAGAGCATATCGGGGGCCCGCGATCCGCTCGATTGCATGCACCGGCTCAACGCGGCGCTGCACAAGCGCTTCCCCTGCGCGCCCGACGCGCCCGACACCGGGGTGACCGCGGCGGAAGCCTTCATGGCGGGCAAGGCAACTTCGCGCGACGTGGCCCAGATGTTCATCGCCGCCGCGCGCAGCCTGGAAGTGCCGGCCCGCTACGTATCGGGCTATCGCATAGACGACACGACCCACATCGCGCCCCACGCCTGGGCCGAGGCCTGTGTCGAGGGCCTCGGCTGGGTTGGGTTCGATCCGGTCACGGGGCTATCGCCCGACGACAGCTATGTCCGGGTGGCGGTCGGCCTCGACGCCGCCGGCGCCGCATCGATCGCGGGCACCCGGATCGGACATGGCAAGGAAGAGCTCGATGTCGATTTGAACGTCGATCGGGTCAGCGGCGAGGAATAG
- a CDS encoding arginyltransferase, giving the protein MTALSRFPRFFVTSPSPCPYLPGRQERKIFTELSGLHAGELNDALGRIGFRRSQSVAYRPSCAGCTACVSVRVVADQFVANATQRKLLKRHSDLEVTACKPWATEEQYALLHRYLKARHPGGGMAAMDDSDYADMVEQSPVSSYVIEYREPSVDGVPGRLVGACITDQQADGLSMIYSFFQAEGDSRPGLGNYIIMDHILRARAAGLPYVYLGYWVKGSQRMAYKTRYRPIEVLGPNGWSLLTDDDVEFAMPMPARVRELV; this is encoded by the coding sequence GTGACTGCACTTTCCCGTTTCCCGCGATTCTTCGTGACCAGTCCGAGCCCGTGCCCCTATCTGCCGGGCCGGCAGGAGCGGAAGATCTTCACCGAACTGAGCGGGCTGCATGCCGGCGAGCTCAACGATGCGCTGGGGCGGATCGGGTTTCGCCGCAGCCAGTCGGTCGCCTATCGGCCGAGTTGTGCGGGCTGCACCGCCTGCGTGTCGGTGCGCGTGGTCGCCGATCAGTTCGTCGCCAACGCCACCCAGCGCAAGCTGCTCAAGCGCCATTCCGACCTCGAAGTCACCGCGTGCAAGCCCTGGGCGACCGAGGAGCAATATGCGCTGCTCCACCGCTATCTGAAGGCGCGCCACCCGGGCGGCGGCATGGCGGCGATGGACGACAGCGACTATGCCGACATGGTCGAGCAATCGCCGGTCAGCTCCTATGTGATCGAATATCGCGAGCCGAGCGTGGACGGCGTGCCGGGCCGCCTGGTCGGCGCCTGCATCACCGATCAGCAGGCCGATGGCCTCTCGATGATCTACAGCTTCTTCCAGGCGGAGGGCGACAGCCGCCCGGGCTTGGGCAATTACATCATCATGGACCACATCCTGCGCGCCCGCGCGGCGGGGCTGCCCTATGTCTATCTCGGCTATTGGGTGAAGGGCTCGCAGCGCATGGCCTACAAGACGCGCTATCGCCCGATCGAGGTGCTCGGCCCCAATGGCTGGTCGCTGCTGACCGACGATGATGTCGAGTTCGCGATGCCGATGCCGGCGCGGGTACGCGAACTGGTTTGA
- a CDS encoding threonine ammonia-lyase → MATKAAPATAPLPVSIDDVRAAAQRIAGSVVRTPTLISKTLSDLTGATVYLKFENLQFTAAYKERGALNTLLQLDDSVRAKGVIAASAGNHAQGLAYHATRLGIPSTIVMPKNTPTVKITQTEGHGANVILHGETYDAAYAHSRELEAEHGYAFVHPFDDVRVIAGQGTAALEMLEDVPEIDTLVIPIGGGGLISGSATVARASGRQIEVVGVEAELFPSMYNRIHHTDMPCAGDTLAEGIAVKEPGVITSRMVEALVDDIVLVSERRLEEAVSLLLQIEKTVVEGAGAAGLAALLAEPERFHGKVVGTILCGGNIDTRLLANVLLRDLARSGRLARLRIRLQDRPGALYHVARIFHEQGVNIIEVYHQRVFTTLPAKGLITDIECETRDRNHLDRLMTALRRAQYEVSQVELA, encoded by the coding sequence ATGGCCACCAAAGCAGCTCCGGCGACCGCGCCGCTCCCCGTTTCGATCGACGACGTCCGCGCAGCAGCCCAGCGCATTGCCGGCTCGGTGGTGCGAACGCCGACGCTGATCAGCAAGACGCTGTCCGACCTCACCGGCGCGACCGTCTATCTTAAGTTCGAGAATCTCCAGTTCACCGCGGCCTATAAGGAGCGCGGCGCGCTCAACACGTTGCTCCAGCTCGACGACAGCGTGCGCGCCAAGGGCGTGATCGCGGCATCGGCGGGCAATCATGCGCAGGGCCTTGCCTATCACGCCACCCGTCTGGGGATCCCCAGCACGATCGTGATGCCCAAGAATACGCCCACGGTGAAGATCACCCAGACCGAGGGGCATGGCGCCAACGTCATCCTCCACGGCGAGACCTATGACGCGGCCTATGCCCATTCGCGCGAGCTGGAGGCCGAGCATGGCTATGCCTTCGTCCATCCGTTCGACGACGTCCGCGTCATCGCCGGGCAGGGCACCGCGGCGCTCGAAATGCTCGAGGACGTGCCCGAGATCGACACGCTGGTGATCCCGATCGGCGGCGGCGGGCTGATCTCGGGCTCGGCCACGGTTGCGCGGGCATCGGGCCGGCAGATCGAGGTCGTGGGGGTCGAGGCCGAGCTGTTCCCCTCGATGTACAACCGCATACACCATACCGACATGCCCTGCGCCGGCGATACGCTGGCCGAGGGGATCGCGGTCAAGGAGCCGGGGGTGATCACGTCGCGGATGGTCGAGGCGCTGGTCGACGATATCGTGCTGGTGAGCGAGCGGCGGCTTGAGGAGGCGGTGAGCCTGCTCCTCCAGATCGAGAAGACCGTGGTCGAGGGCGCGGGCGCCGCGGGGCTGGCCGCGCTGCTTGCCGAGCCTGAGCGCTTCCACGGCAAGGTCGTCGGCACGATCCTGTGCGGTGGCAATATCGACACGCGGCTCCTCGCCAACGTGTTGTTGCGCGATCTCGCCCGCTCGGGCCGCCTGGCGCGGCTGCGCATCCGGCTGCAGGACCGCCCCGGCGCGCTCTATCATGTCGCGCGCATCTTCCACGAGCAGGGCGTCAACATCATCGAAGTCTATCACCAACGCGTCTTCACGACGCTGCCGGCGAAGGGGCTGATCACCGACATCGAATGCGAAACGCGCGATCGCAACCATCTCGATCGGCTGATGACCGCGCTGCGCCGCGCGCAATATGAAGTGAGCCAGGTCGAACTGGCCTGA
- a CDS encoding amidohydrolase → MNRLARLLAPLLALSALFLAPAARADALIDNVNGITLDEKGQVVRFTGLMMNRDGKISLLLKSGERRPKKVDWKIDMGGKTLVPGMIDGHGHVMGLGMQLLQLDLSETNSLDEALARIKAYAAANPNKWILGRGWNQERWKLGRFPTAAELDSAVGDRPVWMERVDGHAGWANSRALEMAGVTAVSKAPTGGLIERGPGGKPSGVLVDAAMEQVTKIIPAPTPRERNAIFLAAQERLLSMGITAAADMGTSVDDWLTYRRMGDINLLKVRIMSYASGVDTALTIAGQGPTPWLYADRLRMGGIKLYGDGALGSRGAWLKADYADAPGQKGLGFLSDDQLLNLMIRGSMDGFQIAVHAIGDRANQQALDAIEILSETYKDRRWRIEHAQVVDPRDMARFGKFGTIASVQPVHQTSDRTMAEARLGEARLAGAYAWRSMLQNGSKLAFGSDFPVESPDPWAGWAVGFTRQDAQGQPFGGWRPQEAVTREQAWAGFTTGAAYAGFAEDKIGRIAVGMRADFLILDRDPLLASPGELRATQVIETWVGGDRAWKKK, encoded by the coding sequence ATGAACCGCCTCGCCCGCCTGCTGGCTCCTTTGCTTGCGCTCTCCGCGCTGTTCCTCGCCCCCGCGGCGCGGGCCGATGCGCTGATCGACAATGTCAACGGCATCACCCTGGACGAAAAGGGCCAGGTCGTCCGCTTCACCGGGCTGATGATGAACCGCGACGGCAAGATCAGCCTGCTGCTCAAGAGCGGCGAGCGCCGCCCCAAGAAAGTCGACTGGAAGATCGACATGGGCGGCAAGACGCTGGTCCCCGGCATGATCGACGGGCATGGCCACGTCATGGGGCTGGGCATGCAATTGCTCCAGCTCGATCTGTCGGAGACCAATTCGCTCGACGAGGCGCTGGCCAGGATCAAGGCCTATGCCGCCGCAAATCCCAACAAGTGGATCCTCGGCCGCGGCTGGAACCAGGAGCGCTGGAAGCTCGGCCGCTTCCCCACCGCCGCCGAGCTCGATTCCGCGGTCGGCGATCGTCCGGTCTGGATGGAGCGCGTCGACGGCCATGCCGGCTGGGCAAACAGCCGCGCGCTGGAGATGGCGGGCGTCACCGCCGTCAGCAAGGCGCCGACGGGCGGCCTGATCGAGCGCGGCCCCGGCGGCAAGCCTTCGGGCGTTCTGGTCGATGCGGCGATGGAGCAGGTGACCAAGATCATCCCCGCCCCCACCCCGCGCGAGCGCAACGCGATCTTCCTCGCGGCGCAGGAACGGCTCCTCTCGATGGGCATCACCGCCGCGGCGGATATGGGCACCAGCGTCGACGATTGGCTCACCTATCGGCGGATGGGCGACATCAACCTGCTCAAGGTGCGGATCATGAGCTATGCCAGCGGCGTCGACACCGCGCTGACCATCGCCGGCCAGGGGCCCACGCCCTGGCTCTATGCCGACAGGCTGCGGATGGGCGGGATCAAGCTCTATGGCGACGGCGCGCTCGGCAGCCGCGGCGCCTGGCTCAAGGCCGACTATGCCGACGCGCCCGGCCAGAAGGGGCTCGGCTTCCTCAGCGACGATCAATTGCTCAACCTGATGATCCGCGGATCGATGGACGGCTTCCAGATCGCGGTCCATGCGATCGGCGACCGCGCCAACCAGCAGGCGCTCGACGCGATCGAGATCCTGTCGGAGACCTATAAGGACCGCCGCTGGCGCATCGAGCATGCCCAGGTGGTCGATCCCCGCGACATGGCCCGCTTCGGCAAGTTCGGCACGATCGCCTCGGTCCAGCCGGTGCATCAGACGTCGGACCGGACGATGGCCGAGGCGCGGCTCGGCGAAGCGCGGCTCGCCGGTGCCTATGCATGGCGCTCGATGCTGCAGAACGGATCGAAGCTCGCCTTCGGTTCCGACTTTCCGGTGGAGAGCCCCGATCCGTGGGCCGGCTGGGCGGTCGGCTTTACCCGTCAGGACGCGCAGGGCCAGCCGTTCGGCGGTTGGCGCCCGCAGGAAGCGGTGACTCGCGAACAGGCCTGGGCCGGCTTCACCACCGGTGCCGCTTATGCGGGCTTCGCCGAGGACAAGATCGGCCGCATCGCCGTGGGCATGCGGGCCGATTTCCTGATCCTCGACCGCGACCCTCTGCTCGCCTCGCCCGGCGAGCTGCGCGCGACGCAGGTGATCGAGACGTGGGTCGGCGGCGATCGGGCTTGGAAGAAGAAATAG
- a CDS encoding HPP family protein, with the protein MYNWFDRTPLLAGAKWRERGVAAIGAALGIGIAAWISTTFMGAPGAGLLLVAPMGASAVLIFAVPSSPMAQPWPVIAGNVVSALVGIGIANLLAHGALAAGVALFAAILAMSALRCLHPSGGATALLAILGGPAIVAQSYAFALVPVGLDAILLVGAGLAFHRISGHSYPHRAAPVDMRRLTDADVDAALAEADESFDISREDLRALLEAAERHGDARRARKPRKA; encoded by the coding sequence ATGTACAACTGGTTCGATCGGACTCCCCTGCTCGCCGGGGCCAAATGGCGCGAGCGCGGGGTCGCCGCGATCGGCGCGGCACTCGGCATCGGGATTGCCGCCTGGATAAGCACGACATTCATGGGCGCCCCCGGGGCGGGGCTGCTGCTGGTCGCGCCGATGGGCGCCTCCGCGGTGCTGATCTTCGCGGTACCGTCGAGCCCGATGGCGCAGCCCTGGCCGGTGATCGCTGGCAATGTCGTCTCCGCGCTGGTCGGAATTGGCATCGCAAACCTGCTGGCGCACGGCGCGCTTGCCGCCGGCGTCGCGCTGTTCGCCGCGATCCTCGCAATGTCGGCGCTGCGCTGCCTGCATCCCTCGGGCGGCGCGACCGCCTTGCTCGCGATCCTCGGGGGACCCGCAATCGTCGCGCAGAGCTATGCCTTCGCGCTGGTGCCGGTCGGGCTCGACGCGATCCTGCTCGTCGGGGCGGGGCTCGCCTTCCATCGCATCTCGGGACACAGCTATCCGCACCGCGCCGCGCCGGTCGATATGCGACGCCTGACCGATGCCGACGTCGATGCCGCGCTGGCCGAGGCCGACGAAAGCTTCGACATCAGCCGCGAGGATCTGCGCGCGCTGCTCGAAGCCGCCGAGCGCCATGGCGACGCCCGCCGCGCGCGAAAGCCTCGCAAAGCCTAG
- a CDS encoding NAD(P)/FAD-dependent oxidoreductase — MLRLTELSLPLHHPDEALPAAICKRLRITPRELVKYVVARRAHDARDKNNIQLVYSVDINVKNEDALLARFRKDRNLQRTPNTHYKITPLPLPAGAPRPVVIGAGPCGLMAALILAQMGLKPIILDRGKVVRERTKDTWGLWRKSILNPESNVQFGEGGAGTFSDGKLYSRIKDPRHLDRKVLTEFVKAGAPPEILTEAHPHIGTFRLVTMVESIRATIEELGGEYRFEHRVTGLDIDQGRMRGLHIHNGAYIEASHVILAVGHSARDTFAMLHEAGVYVEAKPFSIGVRIEHPQSWIDKARFGADAGNPILGAAEYHISHHCRNGRTVYSFCMCPGGTVVAATSEEGRVATNGMSQYSRNERNANSGFVVAIDPARDYPGDPLAGLAFQRHWESAAYVAGGSNYKAPAQRLGDFLAGRPSETLGSVVPSYRPGVTPTDLAACLPDYAVEAMREALPVFGKQIPGYDHTDVVMTGVETRTSSPVRFTRGDDFQSLNTAGLFPAGEGAGYAGGILSAAVDGIKVAEALAQSLGR; from the coding sequence ATGCTCCGCCTGACCGAACTCTCGCTCCCGCTCCACCATCCCGACGAGGCGCTCCCCGCCGCGATCTGCAAGCGGCTGCGCATCACCCCGCGCGAGCTGGTCAAATATGTCGTCGCCCGCCGCGCCCACGACGCGCGCGACAAGAACAACATCCAGTTGGTCTATTCGGTCGATATCAACGTGAAGAATGAAGACGCGCTGCTCGCCCGCTTCCGCAAGGACCGCAACCTCCAGCGCACCCCCAACACCCATTACAAGATCACCCCTTTGCCGCTCCCCGCCGGCGCACCGCGCCCGGTGGTGATCGGCGCGGGCCCGTGCGGGCTGATGGCGGCGCTGATCCTGGCGCAGATGGGGCTGAAACCGATCATCCTCGATCGCGGCAAGGTGGTGCGCGAGCGGACCAAGGATACCTGGGGCCTGTGGCGCAAGAGCATCCTCAACCCCGAGAGCAACGTCCAGTTCGGCGAAGGGGGCGCCGGCACCTTCTCCGACGGCAAGCTCTACAGCCGGATCAAGGACCCGCGGCATCTCGACCGCAAGGTGCTGACCGAGTTCGTCAAGGCCGGCGCCCCGCCAGAGATCCTCACCGAGGCGCACCCGCATATCGGCACCTTCCGCCTGGTGACGATGGTCGAAAGCATCCGCGCGACGATCGAGGAACTCGGCGGCGAATATCGCTTCGAGCATCGCGTGACCGGGCTGGACATCGACCAGGGCCGGATGCGCGGGCTCCACATCCACAATGGCGCCTATATCGAGGCGAGCCATGTCATCCTCGCGGTCGGCCACAGCGCGCGCGATACCTTCGCGATGCTCCATGAGGCCGGCGTATATGTCGAGGCCAAGCCCTTCTCGATCGGGGTGCGGATCGAGCATCCGCAGAGCTGGATCGACAAGGCGCGCTTCGGCGCCGACGCCGGCAATCCGATCCTCGGCGCCGCCGAATATCATATCTCGCACCACTGCCGGAACGGTCGCACCGTCTACAGCTTCTGCATGTGTCCGGGCGGCACCGTGGTGGCGGCGACCTCGGAGGAAGGCCGCGTCGCCACCAACGGGATGAGCCAATATTCGCGCAACGAGCGCAACGCCAATTCGGGTTTCGTCGTCGCGATCGATCCGGCGCGCGACTATCCGGGCGATCCGCTCGCCGGCCTGGCTTTCCAGCGCCACTGGGAGTCGGCGGCCTATGTCGCCGGCGGCTCGAACTATAAGGCGCCGGCGCAACGGCTGGGCGATTTCCTTGCCGGCCGCCCCTCGGAAACGCTGGGCTCGGTCGTCCCCTCCTATCGTCCCGGCGTCACCCCCACCGATCTCGCCGCCTGCCTTCCCGACTATGCGGTGGAGGCGATGCGCGAGGCGCTGCCCGTCTTCGGCAAGCAGATCCCCGGCTATGATCATACCGACGTGGTGATGACGGGGGTGGAGACGCGCACCTCGTCGCCGGTCCGCTTCACCCGCGGCGACGATTTCCAGAGCCTCAACACCGCCGGCCTGTTCCCCGCCGGCGAAGGCGCGGGCTATGCCGGCGGCATCCTCTCGGCCGCGGTCGACGGGATCAAGGTGGCCGAGGCGCTGGCGCAGAGCCTGGGGCGGTAA